Part of the Dasania marina DSM 21967 genome, TTTACCACTATCGTTGCCGTTTACACCTTGGCAAGAGCCTTTGCCGGTGCAGATCTGCTTATTTACGTAGGCGCTGCAATGGCTATATTCCCAATTTTTTATGCTGTGATTGAAAATGATTTGCGGCGCGTACTGTCCTACAGCACTATCAATCAGCTGGGGTTTATGGTGTGCGGCATAGGCATAGGCACTGAATTAGCCGTTAATGGTGCTGTGGCCCATGCCGTCAATAATGTGGTTTTTAAAAGCCTGTTAATGATGGCAATGGGCGCTGTGCTGTATCGCGTAGGTACAGTAAAAGGCTCCGAACTGGGCGGCCTTTATAAAACCATGCCTTACACCACTGTCTTTTGTATTATTGGTGCCGCCGCTATTTCTGCCTTCCCTTTGTTCAGCGGCTTTGTCAGTAAGGCGATGATATTAAGCGCGGTGCTTGCCGAGCAACAAACCATTATTTGGCTAATACTCTTGTTCGCCTCCGCCGGTGTATTCCATCATGCCGGCATAAAAATTCCGTTCTTCGCCTTTTTTGGCCACGACAGCGGCATACGCACACAGGACCCGCCAAAAAGCATGCTAGTCGCCATGGCGCTAGCCGCCGCCATGTGCATAGGCATAGGCATTTTCCCACAAACCTTTTATGAGCTATTGCCTTTCAGCATGGAGTACAAGCCTTACACCAGCCACCATGTTTTAACCCAATTACAATTATTGTTTTTCTCTGCGCTGGCTTTTGTTTGGTTAAAACGCTTAGGTATATACCCACCAGAATTAGTCTCAAGCAATATCGATGTGGAGTGGCTGTATCGGCGCTTAGCCCCTAAGCTGTGGTTACAAATACAGCAAGGTTTACACAGGGCTGAAACCTCAGTACAAAGCATGGCCATGAAAGCAAGCGCGGAACTTATTGACGCTACCCGCAGTGCCGCCACAGAAAACGGTTGGCTAACCGGAAAATGGAAAACCAGCTCCATGGTTATGTTAATGGTCGTACTATTTGGCGGCCTGCTAATTTATAACTACCTTTAAAGTGACGTCCACTTTTAGTAAAGCGCATAGACAAGCGTTAGTCATGCTGATAAGCAGGCTGTGATGAAGTTTCAAACCTTGTAAAAAGACCAATTACATTGCTATTGTACGGTTTCTAAGCGAGTTAGGTCCCGGCATGTGGCCTCTTCTACGGTTTTATCTGGCGATTTACCTTCTAGCGCAAACCTTTCTTTTAAGTAATTAATAGTAATATTAATTTCTTGGGTAGATTGCTGAGTGCGGCTAGAACTTCGTCGACTTGTCCTCTGCATAAGCAATAGCACTTTTTTTAATTGCCTATTAAGCATTGTTGGGCCCAGCTATCAGCCTGTTAAACCATTATTTAGCGAGCTCCTACGCCAAATGGGCTTGCGCTTGGCTGTTGGTTTTTCTGGTGGCTATCTGCTTGGCAGTTATTAAAAAAATTGTCGCTGCCTTGATTATCATATCCACTGCTGGTATTAGCTGGCGCTATCAGCCTCTTTGGCTTAACAACCATGTGGGATAATAGTATTAAACCAATAAGGTCATCGGGCTACCGCCTCTCGCTACTTACTGTAACAATCTTTTGGGCCGCGATGACCATGCTGTTTATTTGAATCTGGCGGTGGCCGACTTCAGCGCATTGCCTAGCGTGTTCCACGCACCATCCAAGCCTGCCTTGAGGTCCTCCCATGCGTCATCGCCGGCGTCCTTAAGTTCGGCTAATTTATTGCTGGCTGCTTCTTGCATGGATCGCAGTTCCTTGATTTCTTTGTGGTACTCAAGTTGTGCATCGGCTTCGGCGTTATCCGCTTTGGCCTTGAGCGTGTCGATCTCTGCGCTCAACTGGTCAAATTGTGCCTGTAGTTTCTGTTGGTAAATTTCTTTCTTACTCATTGTTAATTTCCTTTCTCGTTGTGGGCCTATCAGGGGCCAGAAATCAGGCCAAATCGAAGCGGTCAGCGTTCATTACCTTGGCCCATGCCGCGACGAAGTCCTGTACAAACTTTTTCTTATTGTCATCCTGAGCATAGACCTCGGCATAGGCTCGAAGAATCGAGTTAGATCCAAAAACCAGATCAACTCGTGTTGCCGTCCACTTAAGTTTATCCGTGGCGCGGTCGCGTATTTCGTATAGATTATTGCCGGCCGGCGTCCACTTGTAGTTCATGTCGGTTAGATTGACGAAAAAATCATTGGTCAATTTTCCTTCGTGTGCCGTGAATACGCCGTGCTTGCTGCCGCCGTGATTGGTGCCAAGCATACGCATGCCGCCAACCAACACCGTCATCTCAGGGGCGGTCAGCCCCATTAACTGTGTACGGTCGAGCATCAGC contains:
- a CDS encoding Na(+)/H(+) antiporter subunit D; translated protein: MTDINWPPFILFYLAALIIPFAGKHLRSAVLLATPLLGLLLLYFQSGELLQDNAGLQLILLGQPLSLYRVDKLSLLFSYIFHIAAFIFAFFSLHLNDKSQHCTAMIYVGSAIGAIFSGDLISLFIFWEIIAISSTYLVMASRTEAAISSGIRYLIIQLLSGVLLLIGTLLFINETGSSVFSAMALFAVEHPHSPQISAWLILVAFGIKCGFPPFHNALTDAYPQSTATGTVYISAFTTIVAVYTLARAFAGADLLIYVGAAMAIFPIFYAVIENDLRRVLSYSTINQLGFMVCGIGIGTELAVNGAVAHAVNNVVFKSLLMMAMGAVLYRVGTVKGSELGGLYKTMPYTTVFCIIGAAAISAFPLFSGFVSKAMILSAVLAEQQTIIWLILLFASAGVFHHAGIKIPFFAFFGHDSGIRTQDPPKSMLVAMALAAAMCIGIGIFPQTFYELLPFSMEYKPYTSHHVLTQLQLLFFSALAFVWLKRLGIYPPELVSSNIDVEWLYRRLAPKLWLQIQQGLHRAETSVQSMAMKASAELIDATRSAATENGWLTGKWKTSSMVMLMVVLFGGLLIYNYL